In Sphingopyxis sp. FD7, a single window of DNA contains:
- a CDS encoding winged helix-turn-helix transcriptional regulator, with the protein MKHDRTIRACSIWRALDVVGDVPVLLLMEQAFLGTHGFDEFARRTGLARSVVNGRLKKLVEEDCLAKVPKKGGRGFHYVLTPKGRDQFPNALMMLRWQHKWEADSRDFQVRLHHASCGHATEPVPVCAHCRTEIDPRDVDWREGPGLAQVVPRYERRRFNGAVVARRPGGRPLVDTMIELFGDRWATLVVRAMFTRINRFDDIQRDTLMATNILTGRLDRLVRQGILKTVPYSSHADRVEYRLTAKGRDLYPVLLALLQWGDKWFSDERGPPVLLTHRPCGHDLHMVAACSHCGDELILSNSRFTIEGAN; encoded by the coding sequence TTGAAACACGACCGCACCATCAGAGCCTGCTCGATCTGGCGCGCGCTCGATGTCGTCGGCGACGTGCCGGTGCTGTTGCTGATGGAACAGGCGTTTCTAGGCACGCATGGCTTCGACGAATTCGCCCGTCGCACGGGCCTCGCGCGCTCGGTGGTCAATGGACGATTGAAGAAACTTGTCGAAGAGGATTGCCTTGCAAAAGTGCCCAAAAAGGGCGGGCGCGGCTTCCACTATGTGCTGACCCCAAAGGGCCGGGATCAGTTTCCCAACGCTTTGATGATGCTGCGCTGGCAGCATAAATGGGAAGCCGACAGCCGCGATTTCCAGGTCCGGCTTCACCATGCGAGCTGCGGCCATGCCACCGAGCCGGTTCCGGTGTGCGCGCACTGCCGCACGGAAATCGATCCGCGCGATGTCGACTGGCGCGAAGGGCCAGGGCTGGCGCAGGTCGTCCCTCGATACGAGCGCCGTCGCTTCAACGGCGCGGTCGTTGCGCGGCGTCCCGGCGGGCGGCCGCTGGTCGATACGATGATCGAGCTGTTCGGCGACCGCTGGGCAACGCTTGTCGTCCGCGCAATGTTCACGCGCATCAACCGCTTCGACGATATTCAGCGCGATACGCTGATGGCGACGAACATCCTGACGGGGCGCCTCGATCGCCTGGTGCGGCAGGGGATATTGAAGACCGTGCCCTATTCGAGCCACGCCGACCGCGTCGAATATCGGCTGACGGCCAAGGGACGCGATCTCTATCCCGTATTGCTCGCGCTCCTGCAATGGGGCGACAAATGGTTCTCCGACGAGCGCGGGCCGCCGGTTTTGCTCACCCATCGCCCGTGCGGGCATGACCTTCATATGGTTGCGGCGTGCAGCCATTGCGGCGACGAACTGATATTGTCGAACAGCCGCTTCACGATCGAAGGAGCGAACTGA
- the bglX gene encoding beta-glucosidase BglX, whose translation MPPISRNLTSATLATLLVAGSLAPAPLAAAPAATASDKAPVDAASWQRADPAMDRFIADLMAKMTLDEKIGQLTLLTSNWESTGPTMRDSYKEDIRAGRVGAIFNAYTARYTRELQALAVEGTRLKIPLLFGYDVIHGHRTIFPISLGEAASWDLPAIEKAARISAIEASAEGIHWTFSPMVDIARDPRWGRISEGAGEDVYLGSQIAKARVRGYQGSDLSRPDTILATAKHFAAYGAAQAGRDYHTVDISERTMRDVYLPPFKAAAEAGAATFMTAFNEYDGVPASGSRYLLTDVLRKQWGFRGFVVTDYTSINEMVPHGYARDLKQAGEQALNAGVDMDMQGAVFMENLGRSVAEGKVDTARIDAAVKAILEMKYRLGLFDDPYRYADAAREKATIYKPEFLEAARDVARKSIVLLKNKDNVLPLAATAKSIAVIGPLANSKEDMIGSWSAAGDRRTRPVTLLEGLRAGAPTGTTIAYAKGASYHFDDAGKTDGFAEARALAARSDVIIAAMGEHWNMTGEAASRTSLDLPGNQQALLEELEKTGKPIILVLMSGRPNSIEWADGHVDAIVQAWYPGTMGGHAVADVLYGRYNPSGKLPVTFPRNVGQVPIHYDMKNTGRPIELGAPGAKYVSRYLNTPNTPLYPFGYGLSYTSFTYSPVTLDKAKIRPGEPLTASVTVTNSGARDGEEVVQLYVRDLVGSVTRPVKELKGFQKISLKKGEKRTVRFTLTDADLAFTRQDMSWGSEPGAFRLWIGPSSAGGSEASFELTE comes from the coding sequence ATGCCGCCGATTTCGCGCAATCTGACAAGCGCCACGCTCGCCACCCTGCTGGTGGCCGGCTCGCTGGCCCCTGCCCCGCTGGCCGCCGCCCCCGCGGCGACCGCCAGCGACAAGGCGCCGGTCGATGCCGCGAGCTGGCAGCGCGCCGACCCCGCGATGGACCGCTTCATCGCCGATCTGATGGCGAAGATGACGCTCGACGAAAAGATCGGCCAGCTCACGCTGCTCACGAGCAACTGGGAGTCGACCGGCCCGACGATGCGCGACAGTTACAAGGAGGATATTCGCGCCGGGCGTGTCGGGGCGATCTTCAACGCCTATACCGCCAGATATACGCGCGAGCTGCAAGCGCTCGCGGTCGAGGGAACGCGGCTCAAAATCCCGCTGCTCTTCGGCTATGACGTCATCCACGGCCACCGCACCATCTTCCCCATCTCGCTTGGCGAAGCGGCAAGCTGGGATCTGCCCGCGATCGAAAAAGCGGCGCGAATCTCGGCGATCGAGGCGTCGGCGGAGGGCATTCACTGGACCTTCTCGCCGATGGTCGACATTGCGCGCGACCCGCGCTGGGGCCGCATTTCGGAAGGCGCCGGCGAGGATGTCTATCTGGGCAGCCAGATCGCAAAAGCGCGTGTGCGCGGTTATCAGGGCAGCGACCTGTCGCGTCCCGACACGATCCTCGCCACCGCCAAGCATTTCGCCGCCTATGGCGCGGCGCAGGCCGGGCGCGACTATCACACCGTCGATATTTCGGAGCGCACGATGCGCGACGTCTATCTGCCGCCCTTCAAGGCCGCCGCCGAGGCGGGGGCGGCCACCTTTATGACCGCCTTCAACGAATATGATGGCGTCCCCGCATCGGGCAGCCGCTATCTGCTGACCGACGTGCTGCGCAAGCAATGGGGGTTCAGGGGTTTTGTCGTAACCGATTACACGTCGATCAACGAAATGGTGCCGCACGGCTATGCCAGGGATTTGAAGCAGGCGGGCGAACAGGCGCTGAACGCCGGGGTCGACATGGACATGCAGGGCGCGGTGTTCATGGAAAATCTTGGCCGTTCGGTCGCCGAGGGCAAGGTCGATACCGCGCGCATCGACGCGGCGGTCAAGGCGATCCTCGAAATGAAATATCGCCTCGGCCTGTTCGACGACCCCTATCGCTATGCCGATGCGGCGCGCGAAAAGGCGACCATCTACAAACCCGAGTTCCTCGAGGCCGCCCGCGACGTCGCGCGCAAGTCGATCGTCCTCCTCAAGAACAAGGACAATGTCCTGCCGCTGGCCGCCACCGCAAAGTCCATCGCAGTGATCGGCCCCCTCGCCAACAGCAAGGAAGATATGATCGGCAGCTGGTCGGCCGCGGGCGACCGACGGACGCGGCCGGTAACCTTGCTCGAAGGGTTGCGGGCCGGCGCGCCCACCGGAACGACGATCGCCTATGCCAAAGGCGCAAGCTATCATTTCGACGATGCCGGCAAGACCGACGGCTTTGCCGAAGCGCGCGCGCTCGCCGCCAGGTCCGACGTCATCATCGCCGCGATGGGCGAACATTGGAATATGACCGGCGAGGCGGCAAGCCGCACCTCGCTCGACCTTCCGGGCAATCAACAGGCGCTGCTCGAAGAGCTCGAAAAGACCGGCAAGCCGATCATCCTCGTGCTGATGAGCGGGCGGCCGAACAGCATCGAATGGGCCGACGGCCACGTCGATGCGATCGTCCAGGCCTGGTATCCGGGCACGATGGGCGGGCATGCGGTCGCCGATGTGCTTTACGGACGATACAACCCGTCGGGGAAACTGCCGGTGACCTTTCCGCGCAATGTCGGACAGGTGCCGATCCATTACGACATGAAGAACACCGGCCGCCCGATCGAGCTCGGCGCACCGGGCGCCAAATATGTCTCGCGTTACCTCAACACGCCGAACACGCCGCTTTATCCCTTTGGCTATGGTCTCAGCTACACCAGCTTCACCTACTCGCCGGTCACGCTCGACAAGGCAAAGATCCGACCCGGCGAACCGCTGACCGCGAGCGTCACCGTTACCAACAGCGGCGCGCGCGATGGTGAGGAAGTGGTGCAGCTTTACGTCCGCGACCTCGTCGGATCGGTGACGCGCCCCGTCAAGGAGTTGAAGGGCTTTCAGAAGATCAGCCTGAAAAAGGGCGAGAAACGCACGGTCCGTTTCACGCTCACCGACGCCGACCTCGCTTTCACGCGCCAGGATATGAGCTGGGGCAGCGAGCCCGGCGCGTTCAGATTGTGGATCGGCCCCTCGTCCGCCGGAGGCTCCGAAGCCAGCTTCGAGCTGACCGAATAG
- a CDS encoding TonB-dependent receptor codes for MTFSHDVRNKVARRSRTRSLAAALAWSSAAAALAVAVAAPAHAQVSNASLRGTVKAEGGVTQVTAINVDTGLTRSVAVGENGSYNIASLPVGTYRLELTTPGGVRRTDEFTLSVGQSAVLDFDFSQPDIASADDGAIIVTGTRLRSMEGGEVGTNISQRQIEVLPQNNRNFLAFADLAPGVQFVTGGNDQSRLQGGAQNSSTVNVFIDGVGQKDFVLKNGISGQDSTQGNPFPQLAVGEYRVISSNYKAEFDQVSSVAITAVTRSGTNEFHGEAFVDYTDQSLRDRRPNELTGTKVKTKDFQFGGALGGPIIKDMLHFFVTYEGKRQENPRDITPGFNLPVSYFPAEYQGVFGPTNATFNEDLYFGKLSFQPTSSDLIELSGRHRRESGEFLSSGINARDTISAQKVIEYRGTARWEHTADNWINDLKLTYEDVRWAPTPVVFGNGSLFAYAAPNASNPAVIDRADILRIGGGANYQDKGQKGWGIQNDFTWTGFEGHTIKFGVKSKWVELNTLQLNNFNPVYTYNTAFNPNGGSFNDEIPYRLQFGAQTGNGSPIVSSDNWQFGIYLQDDWEVTDRLTLNLGLRWDYERTPSYLDFVHPADAVNAASPANYPNLVNADYDINDFISTGSERKAFKGAWQPRIGFSYELDEDARFVLFGGFGRSYDRNQFDFLQQEISVGSFATRTFNFNTGDPYNTCAPGPTCVAWDPVYLTEAGRQQLLAQAGPGGGRELRFITNKLKVPYSDQFSLGLRARVTPLFEAEVGYSHVESKDGFAYLLGNRRPDGSFFPPAPSAPSSPFGFAPPGFGSIIIGTNGLETRADTGYLKLVKNYTAASPWSLAATYTYTEAEENRNFGEVFSLDFPSVEDYNFARSAGVRKHRFVAAGSVDLPIGVTLSGKFTLASPPYLKAFVNTGGVTPSRTVISNEAKGNGDRWGLRQFDLAIIKYIPFRFISDESRLRLRLDIINLFNDRNYVDYNNNPADNTRTPSSPTIYREISGIGVGGNPPRTVKVSAGFSF; via the coding sequence GTGACGTTTTCGCATGATGTTCGGAATAAGGTTGCACGCCGGTCGCGGACGCGCTCGCTCGCCGCGGCGCTGGCGTGGAGCAGCGCGGCCGCCGCCCTGGCGGTCGCTGTCGCCGCGCCCGCCCACGCCCAGGTGTCGAACGCCTCGCTGCGCGGCACGGTCAAGGCCGAAGGCGGCGTGACGCAAGTGACCGCGATCAATGTGGACACCGGCCTGACGCGCAGCGTCGCGGTCGGCGAAAACGGCAGCTATAACATCGCCTCGCTTCCCGTCGGCACCTATCGCCTCGAACTCACCACGCCGGGCGGTGTGCGCCGGACCGATGAGTTCACGCTGTCGGTCGGGCAAAGCGCGGTGCTCGACTTCGATTTCTCGCAACCCGACATCGCTTCCGCCGACGATGGCGCGATCATCGTCACCGGCACGCGCCTTCGCTCGATGGAAGGCGGCGAGGTCGGCACCAACATCAGCCAGCGCCAGATCGAGGTGCTGCCGCAGAATAATCGCAACTTCCTGGCCTTCGCCGACCTTGCTCCCGGTGTGCAGTTCGTGACCGGCGGCAACGACCAGTCGCGCCTGCAGGGCGGCGCGCAGAACAGCAGCACGGTGAACGTCTTCATCGACGGCGTCGGGCAAAAGGATTTCGTGCTCAAGAACGGCATTTCGGGCCAGGATTCGACGCAGGGCAACCCGTTCCCGCAGCTCGCTGTTGGGGAATATCGTGTTATTTCATCGAACTACAAGGCCGAGTTCGATCAGGTAAGCTCGGTCGCGATCACCGCGGTGACGCGGTCGGGGACCAACGAGTTCCATGGCGAAGCCTTTGTCGATTATACCGATCAGAGTCTGCGCGACCGTCGCCCCAACGAACTCACCGGTACCAAGGTCAAGACCAAGGATTTTCAGTTCGGCGGTGCGCTGGGCGGCCCCATCATCAAGGACATGCTGCATTTCTTCGTCACCTACGAAGGCAAGCGCCAGGAGAATCCGCGCGACATCACGCCCGGTTTCAACCTGCCGGTGTCCTATTTTCCGGCCGAGTATCAGGGCGTTTTCGGCCCGACAAACGCGACCTTCAACGAGGATCTCTATTTCGGCAAGCTGAGCTTTCAGCCGACTTCGAGCGATCTGATCGAATTGTCGGGACGGCACCGGCGCGAAAGCGGCGAGTTTCTGAGCAGCGGGATCAACGCGCGCGACACGATCAGCGCGCAGAAGGTGATCGAATATCGCGGCACGGCACGCTGGGAACACACCGCCGACAACTGGATCAACGATCTGAAGCTCACCTATGAAGATGTGCGCTGGGCGCCGACGCCCGTCGTCTTCGGCAATGGCAGCCTGTTCGCCTATGCTGCGCCAAATGCGAGCAATCCCGCGGTTATCGATCGTGCCGACATTCTGCGCATCGGGGGCGGCGCCAACTATCAGGACAAGGGGCAGAAGGGCTGGGGCATCCAGAACGACTTTACCTGGACGGGATTCGAGGGACACACGATCAAGTTCGGTGTGAAGTCGAAATGGGTCGAGCTGAACACGCTCCAGCTCAACAATTTCAATCCTGTTTACACCTACAACACCGCTTTCAATCCGAACGGCGGCAGCTTCAACGACGAGATTCCCTATCGCCTCCAGTTCGGTGCGCAAACCGGTAACGGCAGCCCGATCGTCAGCTCGGATAACTGGCAGTTCGGCATCTATCTTCAGGACGATTGGGAGGTGACGGACCGGTTGACGCTCAATCTCGGCCTGCGCTGGGATTATGAGCGGACGCCGTCCTATCTCGACTTCGTCCACCCCGCCGATGCGGTGAACGCCGCTTCACCCGCCAATTACCCCAATCTGGTCAACGCCGATTACGACATCAACGATTTCATTTCGACGGGGTCGGAGCGCAAGGCGTTCAAGGGCGCCTGGCAGCCGCGGATCGGTTTCAGCTATGAACTCGACGAAGACGCGCGTTTCGTGCTTTTCGGCGGGTTCGGCCGCTCCTATGACCGCAACCAGTTCGATTTCCTCCAGCAGGAAATCAGCGTCGGTTCGTTCGCGACGCGCACCTTCAACTTCAACACGGGCGATCCCTATAACACCTGCGCGCCGGGGCCGACCTGCGTTGCCTGGGATCCCGTCTATCTGACCGAGGCCGGCCGACAGCAACTCCTGGCGCAGGCCGGGCCGGGCGGCGGGCGCGAGCTGCGGTTCATCACCAACAAGCTGAAAGTTCCCTATTCGGACCAGTTCAGCCTGGGGCTGCGCGCCCGCGTGACGCCGCTTTTCGAGGCCGAAGTCGGTTACAGCCATGTCGAGAGCAAGGACGGCTTTGCCTATCTGCTCGGCAACCGGCGCCCCGACGGCAGCTTCTTCCCGCCGGCACCCTCGGCGCCCAGTTCGCCCTTCGGCTTTGCGCCGCCGGGTTTCGGGTCGATCATCATCGGCACCAACGGGCTCGAAACGCGCGCCGACACGGGATATCTCAAGCTGGTGAAAAACTATACCGCGGCCTCGCCGTGGAGCCTGGCGGCGACCTACACCTACACCGAAGCCGAGGAAAACCGGAACTTTGGCGAGGTCTTCAGCCTCGATTTCCCGTCGGTCGAAGATTATAATTTCGCGCGGTCGGCCGGGGTGCGCAAGCATCGCTTCGTCGCCGCGGGTTCGGTGGACCTGCCGATCGGGGTGACGCTGTCGGGCAAGTTTACTCTGGCGTCGCCGCCCTATCTCAAGGCGTTCGTGAATACCGGGGGTGTCACTCCATCGCGCACGGTCATTTCAAACGAGGCGAAGGGTAATGGCGACCGCTGGGGCCTGCGCCAGTTCGATCTGGCGATCATCAAATATATCCCGTTCCGCTTTATCAGCGACGAATCGCGGCTGCGCCTGCGGCTCGACATCATCAACCTGTTCAACGACCGCAACTATGTCGATTACAACAATAATCCGGCGGACAACACGCGCACGCCGTCCAGCCCCACCATCTATCGCGAGATTTCGGGGATCGGCGTTGGCGGCAATCCGCCGCGTACGGTAAAGGTCTCGGCCGGTTTCTCTTTCTGA
- a CDS encoding sulfatase family protein — MTIRISLALALPLAFVAAAGAQSPARPNIVFIMSDDHAYQAISAYGSELSKLAPTPNIDRIAKNGAIFTQSFVGNSLCGPSRATLLTGRHSHAHGFRQNGNQFDNRVWVWPRALSQAGYATAMFGKWHLNYSPEGIGFDDWKVLDDQGEYYNPDIITPRGRSIVEGYATDLTTQYSLDWLKNGRDKSKPFAILIHHKAPHRNFMPALRHVQKYQGVTFPLPANYFDDYAGRKAATMQEMNIYRDMYEGHDLKMTVAKGSAQLRYNRWPGAFDRMTHAQQAEWDALMQADNDRMNAANLSGRDLAIWKYQRYMQQYLGTIAAVDEGVGAVLDYLEESGLDRNTVVVYTSDQGFYLGEHGWFDKRFIYEESMRTPFLIQYPGHIRSGTRIAAPIQNIDYAPTFLDFAGVKGAKTIQGRSMTPLLTGRTPPDWRKDVYYHYYEFPGFHAVRAHYGVRGERYKLVRFYGEDLDAWEFYDLKADPNEMNNRIDDPAMTVPIAAMKKRLVELRREYGDTSGPAVR; from the coding sequence GTGACGATCCGCATATCGCTCGCGCTCGCGCTGCCGCTGGCCTTTGTCGCCGCGGCGGGCGCGCAATCCCCTGCCCGGCCGAACATCGTCTTCATCATGTCGGACGACCACGCCTATCAGGCGATTTCGGCCTATGGCTCGGAGCTGTCAAAACTGGCGCCGACCCCGAACATCGACCGGATCGCCAAAAATGGCGCGATCTTTACCCAGAGCTTCGTCGGCAACTCGCTCTGCGGTCCCAGCCGCGCAACCTTGCTCACCGGGCGGCACAGCCATGCACACGGATTCCGGCAGAATGGCAACCAGTTCGACAACAGGGTCTGGGTCTGGCCGCGCGCATTGTCGCAGGCGGGCTACGCCACCGCGATGTTCGGCAAATGGCACCTCAACTATTCGCCCGAAGGCATCGGCTTCGACGACTGGAAGGTGCTCGACGATCAGGGCGAATATTATAACCCCGACATCATCACCCCCAGGGGGCGCAGCATCGTCGAGGGCTATGCGACCGACCTCACCACGCAATACAGCCTCGACTGGCTGAAGAACGGCCGCGACAAGTCGAAACCCTTCGCGATCCTGATCCACCACAAGGCGCCGCACCGCAACTTCATGCCCGCGCTGCGCCATGTGCAGAAATATCAGGGCGTGACCTTTCCCCTCCCCGCCAATTATTTCGACGATTATGCGGGTCGCAAGGCCGCGACGATGCAGGAAATGAATATCTACCGCGACATGTATGAGGGGCACGACCTCAAGATGACCGTCGCGAAGGGATCGGCGCAGCTTCGCTACAATCGCTGGCCCGGCGCCTTCGACCGGATGACGCACGCACAGCAGGCCGAATGGGACGCGCTTATGCAGGCGGACAATGACCGCATGAACGCTGCCAACCTTTCCGGCCGTGACCTCGCGATCTGGAAATATCAGCGTTACATGCAGCAATATCTGGGGACGATCGCCGCGGTCGACGAAGGCGTCGGCGCGGTTCTCGACTATCTGGAGGAAAGCGGCCTGGATCGGAATACGGTGGTCGTCTACACCTCCGACCAGGGATTTTACCTTGGCGAGCATGGCTGGTTCGACAAGCGGTTCATCTATGAAGAATCGATGCGCACGCCTTTCCTGATCCAGTATCCGGGGCATATCCGCTCCGGCACGCGTATTGCGGCGCCGATCCAGAATATCGATTATGCACCGACTTTCCTCGACTTTGCCGGGGTAAAGGGGGCGAAAACGATCCAGGGCCGCTCGATGACGCCGCTGCTGACCGGGCGCACGCCGCCCGATTGGCGCAAGGACGTCTATTATCATTATTATGAGTTTCCGGGTTTTCACGCGGTCCGCGCGCATTATGGCGTGCGCGGAGAGCGCTACAAGCTCGTGCGTTTCTATGGCGAAGACCTGGATGCGTGGGAGTTTTACGATCTGAAGGCCGACCCGAACGAGATGAACAATCGGATCGACGACCCGGCGATGACGGTACCGATCGCCGCGATGAAAAAGCGGCTCGTCGAACTCCGCCGCGAATATGGCGACACCAGCGGGCCCGCGGTGCGTTAG
- a CDS encoding glucoamylase family protein, protein MSFRIGASLLPLVALTAACTATPAPSASGPSAPQALAPMSEAAFSEDLTRRTFRYFWDTTDTQRCLAPDRWPSNPFSSIAATGFALTAYGIGAERGYVTREAAAERTRDCLRFYWTAPQGPAVTGMTGHKGFFYHFLNNEDGTRRGKTELSTVDTALLLGGVLFAQSYYDRDTPVEAEIRDLAEKIYGRVDWTFVQRERSRIPSANGGGQKAIAMGWYPERGEGGDFGTHDWVGYNEGMLVYILALGSPTHPVGKDAWDKGWAADLEKDWGSYYGQEHLQFEPLFGHQYSHVWVDFRGIRDAFMRGKNIDYFENSRRATLAQRAYGADNPNGWTGYSADIWGWTASDGPGYSKGQYRVNGIPRDFNGYMARGVSAIRVVDDGTIVPTAAGGSIPFAPEVTIPALMAMRTEFGPRLYARYGFKDAINPSFTFTDFGSRSGEVDAQKGWVARDYIGIDQGPILAMMENHRSGLVWKVMRRNPHIIRGLKRIGFTGGWLDKVE, encoded by the coding sequence ATGTCTTTTCGTATCGGGGCATCGCTCCTGCCCCTGGTGGCGCTGACCGCCGCTTGCACCGCGACCCCTGCGCCGTCCGCTTCGGGGCCATCCGCACCCCAGGCGCTCGCGCCGATGAGCGAGGCGGCTTTTTCCGAAGATCTGACCCGGCGGACCTTCCGCTATTTCTGGGACACCACCGACACCCAGCGCTGCCTCGCGCCCGATCGCTGGCCGAGCAATCCCTTTTCGTCGATCGCGGCGACGGGCTTCGCGCTGACGGCCTATGGCATCGGCGCCGAGCGCGGCTATGTCACGCGCGAGGCCGCGGCCGAGCGCACGCGCGACTGCCTGCGCTTCTACTGGACCGCGCCGCAAGGCCCCGCCGTCACCGGCATGACGGGGCACAAGGGGTTTTTCTATCATTTCCTGAACAATGAGGACGGCACGCGGCGCGGCAAGACCGAGCTGTCGACGGTCGACACGGCGCTGCTGCTCGGCGGCGTGCTGTTCGCGCAAAGCTATTATGATCGCGATACGCCGGTCGAGGCCGAGATCCGCGACCTTGCGGAAAAGATATATGGCCGCGTCGACTGGACCTTCGTTCAGCGCGAGCGGAGCCGGATTCCATCGGCCAATGGCGGCGGACAGAAAGCGATCGCGATGGGCTGGTATCCCGAACGCGGCGAAGGCGGCGATTTCGGGACGCATGACTGGGTCGGTTATAATGAGGGGATGCTCGTCTATATCCTGGCGCTGGGGTCGCCGACCCATCCCGTCGGCAAGGATGCGTGGGACAAGGGCTGGGCGGCCGACCTCGAAAAGGACTGGGGCAGCTATTACGGGCAGGAGCATCTCCAGTTCGAGCCGTTGTTCGGGCATCAGTACAGCCATGTCTGGGTCGATTTCCGCGGCATCCGCGATGCGTTCATGCGCGGCAAGAATATCGACTATTTCGAGAACAGCCGCCGCGCCACGCTGGCGCAGCGCGCCTATGGCGCCGACAATCCGAACGGTTGGACGGGCTATAGCGCCGACATCTGGGGGTGGACCGCTTCGGACGGCCCCGGCTATTCCAAGGGGCAATATCGCGTCAACGGCATCCCGCGCGACTTCAACGGCTATATGGCGCGCGGCGTCAGCGCGATCCGCGTCGTCGACGACGGCACGATCGTCCCGACCGCGGCGGGCGGCTCGATCCCCTTTGCGCCCGAAGTGACGATTCCGGCGCTGATGGCGATGCGGACCGAGTTCGGGCCGCGCCTCTACGCGCGCTATGGCTTCAAGGACGCGATCAACCCCAGTTTCACCTTCACCGATTTCGGATCGAGGTCGGGCGAGGTCGACGCGCAAAAGGGCTGGGTCGCGCGTGACTATATCGGGATCGATCAGGGCCCGATCCTCGCGATGATGGAAAATCACCGCAGCGGGCTGGTGTGGAAGGTGATGCGCAGAAATCCGCACATCATCCGCGGCCTGAAACGCATCGGCTTCACCGGCGGCTGGCTGGACAAGGTCGAATAG
- a CDS encoding endonuclease/exonuclease/phosphatase family protein, translated as MRGLALLLALALALPAAARERADRFSAMTYNIRLDLASDGDNAWPHRRGAVTALIAYHAPDLIGMQEVLLHQKQAVEADLPGYRFVGVARDDGRERGEFSPLGFRRDRFALVASGTFWLSPTPGVPSRGWDAALPRIASWARLKDKRSRLTLLAVNTHFDHVGTEARLESARQLRRWIGANRRRGETVVLMGDFNSPLESPPHKAITDPAVGPDALPDTLAISRTPHFGPLGTFTGFKIEKNDPSPIDHIFVNKGTAVLRHATLTQQTGGKLPSDHYPVLADLCVGEGC; from the coding sequence ATGCGCGGGCTGGCGCTGCTGCTCGCTCTCGCGCTTGCGCTTCCGGCGGCGGCAAGGGAGCGCGCCGACCGGTTCAGCGCGATGACCTATAATATCCGGCTCGACCTCGCCTCCGATGGCGACAACGCCTGGCCGCACCGGCGCGGCGCGGTCACCGCGCTCATCGCCTATCATGCCCCCGATCTCATCGGGATGCAGGAGGTGCTGCTGCATCAGAAGCAGGCGGTCGAGGCCGACCTGCCCGGCTATCGCTTCGTCGGCGTCGCGCGCGACGATGGCCGGGAACGGGGCGAGTTTTCGCCGCTCGGTTTCCGCCGCGACCGGTTTGCGCTCGTCGCATCGGGCACCTTCTGGCTGTCGCCCACGCCCGGCGTCCCGAGCAGAGGCTGGGACGCCGCCTTGCCGCGCATCGCGAGCTGGGCGCGGCTGAAGGACAAGCGCTCGCGGCTGACGCTGCTCGCCGTGAATACGCATTTCGATCATGTCGGGACCGAGGCGCGCCTTGAAAGCGCGCGGCAGCTCCGCCGCTGGATCGGCGCGAACCGCCGACGCGGTGAAACGGTGGTGCTCATGGGCGATTTCAACAGTCCGCTTGAAAGCCCGCCGCACAAGGCGATCACCGACCCGGCCGTCGGCCCCGACGCGTTGCCCGACACGCTGGCGATCAGCCGCACTCCGCATTTCGGGCCGCTCGGCACCTTCACCGGCTTCAAGATCGAGAAGAACGATCCGAGCCCGATCGACCATATCTTCGTGAACAAGGGCACGGCGGTGCTGCGCCACGCGACACTGACGCAGCAGACGGGCGGCAAGCTGCCGTCGGACCATTATCCGGTGCTCGCCGACCTGTGCGTCGGCGAGGGTTGCTGA